From Kryptolebias marmoratus isolate JLee-2015 linkage group LG15, ASM164957v2, whole genome shotgun sequence, a single genomic window includes:
- the ankrd11 gene encoding ankyrin repeat domain-containing protein 11 isoform X1 translates to MPKGGGSKTPQLDHFPLNTDMVEKQGGKKDKVLSNKTPKLDRSDGVKEMKEKAPKRKLPFTAGANGDQKDSDSEKPGPERKRIKKEPTNTRKPFGMGMTGIRAGYPVSERQQVALLMQMTAAKSVNSPDTTPKHQSQSCLGQKGTPNSASKTKDKVNKRNERGETRLHRAAIRGEVRRIKELINEGADVNVKDFAGWTALHEACNRGYYDVAKQLLAAGAEVNTKGLDDDTPLHDASNNGHFKVVKLLLRYGGDPRQSNRRGETPLKVASSPTMLNLLLGKGTYTSSEESSSESSEEEDAPSFAPSSSVDGNNTDSEFEKGLKLKGKPADPPKSVVTPVKDEYEFDEDDEEERVPPVDDKHLLKKDFRKDPVTKTNSFISIPKMEVKTYSKSNSITPKKTVRRIISDSNSSDEDDRTLCFTPAPTPRQQAQQTNTKTRDSGSMSSKQQKDKNKVKKKRKKESKNNVSKEVRFGKVNDKFCTSDSDSGDLESEDDKGSNNLKDSSMNLKESSGFNATSSSSHGNLNSQKQAPSLAEQHPKQWRTDGWKTVSSPTWSDVSSLSDSVRTRLSSESEYSSADSSIESVKQIKRKALENKKKNNNAHSNAVDKKNSELYKESAISKTDGDGKVIKKHKVKHKHKSKEKDNAPSLVLNQDMNEKFVKSYSFDFDDSRQKSLIVESESASESKIKLSKHEKDHSKKDDRLSKNKSEDKDWSSGKDLHRTAKEEKNKKARDATKDKMNKEERDKSVKSDKERNFKEKEKAKEDKQKTHKEEKKKKSKEKSSSKADRKGEQKEEKHLKVDKEKNIKEEKEKYKKDKTLKEEPEHEGYDVNSRFLSLENAKLSPSDDHRDRWGSEMSSDSSICGDDSWDSHVKEVKEYKSNNTVKLIVETVKEETRRKENKVKDKRAEHSDKKLEKEASSKKKEKDSSEKTNEKKKDWSEKTKLNSSHSLEKDKKRKESTETVKDKKDKDSLDSSRDRKDSYEGVKDRKDLKIKQESVGDDYGNDSFFKDIDPVGKLCDIRERNHSGKEKEKKSEGVEKREKTKADKYKEKAKDRGADHEKSERSFTEKAVKEKDEDRGTKDKKEGPKDKHKDSHGKDKDRKMSLELTKDKKEKASQDKHAEREKDFLEVKKDEKKTEKICEKKWYKIADIFTDESDDDEDSYNSGVVLGSGPIRKDSTPDQDELDHFPSEKMRKSSAEAKHNTEKSKDKDHKEKKKDKTTFDTGKERKGSLEKHNKDKKDSVDSKYKERKDRSSVDSNQDKKNKQKMLDKRDTSEEKTKGKYKDKQDHSKERKPSKGSGENEKSLLEKLEEEAMNDYKDDSNDKNSDISSDSFTDRGHQPILATYYDSINLNDISEDRRDSLSITTPQDRFRDKERHRHSSSSSSKKSHDKEKEKVKKDKGDKRGENRESYNRRESLPFEKEPMPLEADPYTFPFGGKGDGEDDYDKTLEFEKEMSKKDKEKATGIISDRMKDKKKKEKHKDKLKEEKNKYIDGFGSFKHSREDVKSGLKDSPQFSVLKDRSKEQSPKFDLKKDRSRDTLDKDNRMDHSKSKAKDENEKLTQSKDTTRKDNRPREKLLVDDDSQLTSFGQMLSQKDQEIGVKLKKQKEKMKQMERLRPKTGDPKLKDKTKTAEEVRKNRSELSSKKSNSLESGLKEKKLKDVSLPTQMMSPGRKFQPSDSQNTKDWMAGHQMKENLPASPRPDQNRPTGVPTPTSVISCPSYEEVMQTPRTPSCSPEDYPDIMLDGLDCQNSSAMTMSMNACSPSFFENRYSNSQSFQEGTCPTPAKNLQLPLISRSASPDARRPLETEFKAESDMSFRQQSDPAADFDPSSSQPLEDKSVTVNRLECVSPYFSPMLSPRRELPHLTPDGMTTTLGVAEGHEHLPESVYNSFLPKPSTPVHRPDPQEPCFDIAAPPTPAPAALPPLDIDDISEPNHSEPNLPDLPCVTEEQEQEEEDEEEEEEEEEEEEEADMDERTDEGCCAVEEPEQIRILCSFSPSVEDPLRKSWPPESPNQQEPEVHQLSPAHTALNHVDSCFNDNMGWNTDMDLKAAHGEIEAAVSKITSPYSHSDNEMQPLSVHPPVSYDNWNRWQKEDMEDSDEQKEAVADILSPERPETTMDEQPVYLNTSASSNRLDSVFHDCSKPVIENSHQMDTDCVEPDSRMNTHSFNTTPIDHIAPTVGPVPVVPWADQFSTDADELDDLGPFSLPDLPSPDKSEEAEPRDSELADHSKTVSTHIRHTIGRDKPDIIEVDLPSLTKTPCPAGDLGLEESTGQDFVVPSPHTTLQPELHLDLQSVPTNSCLSLNPQHSSILDRPSPYEIHDEPDPNILYSPVKPDASQHHIDQLHSFTESMQVPLDSLSAAKPEVRHKETPDAITESVSCSPLPHLSVAVTLSSTVELPDTQEPPSKLTPILPTTVPTTVDVPKKVEEIPQRITRNRAKNNPSAVPPTSCIITSSTAATTVMNNPVVSINPVPTRTPTPTSVSSFSSLKKEKDSGLSVSTTAPPATNVLSSLSASAVLSKTTKGRPLSVDEEDSTQHPRKRKFHRTAGQQVQVQLVNTAMQQTREMIQQTLAVVVNAIKLDEIEPYHSDRSNPYFEYLQIRKKIEEKRKILCYITPQAPQCYAEYVTYTGSYLLDGKPLSKLHIPVIAPPPSLSEPLKELFRQQEAVRGKLRLQHSIEREKLIVSCEQEVLRVHCRAARTIANQAVPFSACTMLLDSEVYNMPSESQGDENKSVRDRFNARQFISWIQDVDDKYDRMKTCLLMRQQHEAAALNAVQRMEWQLKVQELDPAVHKSLCVNEVPSFYVPMVDVNDDFVLLPA, encoded by the exons ATGCCCAAAGGTGGGGGTTCTAAAACCCCCCAGCTGGACCACTTCCCACTCAACACCGACATGGTGGAAAAGCAGGGTGGGAAAAAG GATAAAGTGTTGTCAAATAAGACTCCCAAATTGGATCGCAGTGATGGGGTCAAAGAGATGAAAGAAAAGGCTCCTAAAAGGAAACTGCCCTTCACCGCTGGAGCAAATGGAGACCAGAAAGATTCTGACTCAG AGAAACCAGGTCCAGAGAGGAAGCGCATTAAAAAGGAGCCCACTAACACCCGGAAGCCGTTTGGAATGGGGATGACAGGGATCCGGGCCGGGTACCCCGTCTCCGAGCGGCAGCAGGTGGCCTTGCTCATGCAAATGACAGCTGCAAAGTCCGTCAACAGTCCAG ACACAACACCAAAGCATCAGTCACAGTCCTGTCTGGGTCAGAAGGGAACGCCAAACTCTGCATCTAAAACCAaagacaaagtaaataaaagaaatgaaagagggGAGACTCGACTGCACAGAGCAGCAATTCGTGGAGAGGTGCGCCGCATCAAGGAGCTCATCAATGAGGGAGCTGATGTGAATGTAAAAGACTTTGCAG GCTGGACTGCATTGCATGAGGCATGCAACAGGGGCTATTATGATGTGGCCAAGCAGCTGCTGGCAGCCGGAGCTGAAGTCAACACCAAGGGTCTGGACGACGACACTCCTCTGCATGATGCATCCAACAACGGACATTTCAAG gtGGTTAAGCTACTTTTACGTTATGGAGGGGACCCACGTCAAAGCAACAGAAGGGGTGAAACACCGCTGAAGGTTGCCAGCTCTCCAACTATGCTGAATCTGTTGCTGGGGAAAGGCACGTACACCTCAAGTGAAGAGAGTTCGTCAG AATcttcagaggaggaggatgcaCCCTCATTTGCCCCCTCAAGCTCTGTAGATGGCAATAACACAGACTCTGAGTTTGAGAAGGGTTTGAAGTtaaaaggaaaacctgcagacCCTCCGAAATCTGTTGTGACACCTGTCAAAGATGAATACGAATTcgatgaggatgatgaggaggagcgaGTCCCTCCTGTCGACGATAAACACCTATTGAAAAAGGACTTCCGAAAGGACCCTGTTACTAAGACCAACAGCTTCATCTCGATACCCAAGATGGAGGTTAAAACCTATTCCAAAAGCAACTCAATCACACCAAAGAAAACTGTCAGGCGGATCATCTCTGACAGTAACAGTTCAGACGAGGATGATAGGACGTTGTGTTTCACACCAGCGCCCACGCCGCGGCAACAAGCCCAGCAAACAAATACCAAGACTAGAGACTCTGGCAGCATGAGctctaaacaacaaaaagataaaaataaagtcaaaaagaaGCGAAAGAAGGAGAGTAAAAATAATGTCAGCAAAGAAGTCAGGTTTGGTAAAGTCAATGACAAATTCTGTACATCCGACTCAGATAGTGGAGATCTGGAGAGTGAGGATGATAAAGGCTCAAATAATTTAAAGGACTCTTCAATGAACCTTAAAGAATCCTCTGGCTTTAATGcaacctcctcttcctcacatgGAAACCTGAACTCTCAAAAACAAGCGCCATCATTAGCAGAACAGCATCCGAAGCAGTGGCGGACAGATGGCTGGAAGACGGTGTCATCTCCTACGTGGTCAGATGTCAGTTCTCTTTCGGATTCAGTCAGAACGAGACTTTCCAGCGAGTCCGAGTACTCTTCTGCTGATTCAAGTATTGAGTCGGTAAAGCAAATTAAGAGAAAAGCGCTggagaacaaaaagaagaacaacaatgCACACAGTAACGCTGTAGACAAGAAAAATTCAGAGCTCTATAAAGAGAGCGCCATCTCTAAAACTGACGGAGATGGTAAAGTGATTAAAAAGCATAAAGTAAAGCACAAGCATAAAAGCAAGGAAAAGGACAACGCTCCTAGTCTGGTGCTCAATCAAGATATGAATGAGAAGTTTGTCAAGAGCTATTCTTTTGACTTTGATGATTCAAGGCAAAAGTCATTAATTGTTGAGTCTGAATCTGCATCTGAGAGTAAAATCAAACTATCTAAACACGAAAAAGACCATTCAAAAAAGGATGATAGGCTTTCAAAAAACAAGTCTGAGGATAAGGATTGGTCTTCTGGAAAGGATCTGCACAGAACagcaaaagaagagaaaaataagaaagcaaGGGACGCCACCAAGGACAAGATGaataaagaggagagggacaagTCTGTAAAATCTGACAAGGAGAGAAATTTTAAAGAGAAGGAGAAAGCCAAAGAAGATAAACAAAAGACtcacaaagaggagaaaaagaaaaagtccaagGAAAAGTCCTCCTctaaagcagacagaaaaggtGAGCAGAAGGAAGAGAAGCATCTTAAAGTGGATAAGGAGAAAAACAttaaggaggagaaggagaaatacaaaaaagacaaaacgcTGAAGGAAGAGCCTGAGCATGAAGGTTATGATGTTAACAGTCGGTTCCTCAGCCTGGAAAACGCAAAGCTCAGTCCATCAGATGACCACCGTGACAGGTGGGGCTCTGAGATGTCCTCTGATTCTTCTATCTGTGGAGACGACAGCTGGGATTCTCATGTCAAAGAAGTCAAGGAATATAAATCCAACAACACCGTTAAACTAATTGTTGAGACTGTTAAAGAGGAGAcgaggaggaaagaaaacaaagttaagGACAAGAGAGCAGAGCACAGTGACAAAAAGTTGGAGAAAGAAGCCAGctctaaaaagaaagaaaaagactccTCCGAAAAAacgaatgaaaagaaaaaggactggtctgaaaaaactaaactaaactccAGCCACTCCCTTGAGAAGGACAAAAAGCGGAAGGAGTCCACAGAAAcagtcaaagacaaaaaagacaaggatTCCTTGGACAGTAGTCGAGACCGTAAAGATTCATACGAAGGTGTGAAGGACAGAAAAGATCTAAAAATCAAGCAGGAATCAGTCGGAGATGATTATGGCAATGACAGCTTCTTTAAAGACATCGATCCTGTTGGAAAACTTTGTGATATCAGAGAAAGAAATCATTCTggaaaggagaaagaaaagaaaagcgaGGGAGTGGAGAAAcgagaaaagacaaaagctgacaaatataaagaaaaagcaaaagatcGAGGGGCTGATCATGAGAAGAGCGAGCGAAGCTTCACTGAGAAAGCTGTCAAGGAAAAAGATGAAGACCGGGGCACCAAAGACAAGAAGGAGGGAcccaaagacaaacacaaagactcTCATGGCAAAGACAAAGATCGAAAGATGTCCTTAGAATTGAcaaaggacaagaaagagaAGGCCTCTCAAGATAAACATGCTGAGAGGGAAAAAGATTTCCTTGAGGTAAAGAAAGAcgagaagaaaactgaaaaaatctGTGAGAAAAAGTGGTACAAAATAGCTGATATATTCACAGATGAAAGTGATGACGATGAGGACAGCTACAACAGCGGTGTTGTACTTGGGTCAGGCCCCATCAGAAAAGACTCAACACCTGATCAGGATGAGCTGGATCACTTCCCCTCTGAAAAAATGCGAAAGTCTTCCGCAGAGGCTAAacataacacagaaaaatcaaaagacaaagaccacaaggaaaagaagaaggatAAGACGACATTTGACACAGGTAAAGAGCGGAAAGGCTCCCTGGAGAAACACAACAAGGACAAGAAGGATTCAGTAGACTCAAAATACAAGGAGAGGAAGGACAGATCCTCAGTGGACTCAAACCAAGAtaagaaaaataagcaaaagatGCTGGACAAAAGGGACACAAGCGAGGAAAAGACAAAGGGCAAATATAAAGACAAGCAGGACCATTCGAAAGAAAGGAAGCCCTCTAAAGGCAGTGGGGAGAATGAAAAGTCCCTTTTGGAAAAACTAGAGGAGGAAGCTATGAACGACTACAAGGATGACTCCAACGACAAGAACAGTGACATCTCCTCAGATAGTTTTACTGACAGAGGTCATCAGCCAATCCTCGCTACTTACTATGACTCCATCAACCTTAATGACATCTCCGAGGACAGAAGAGACTCCTTGTCCATAACTACACCACAGGATAGATTCAGAGATAAAGAGAGGCATCGACATTCCTCCTCATCGTCATCCAAGAAGAGCCACgacaaggagaaagaaaaagtcaagAAGGACAAAGGAGACAAACGTGGGGAGAACAGAGAGTCCTACAATCGCAGAGAGAGTCTACCTTTTGAGAAGGAGCCCATGCCTCTTGAGGCGGACCCTTACACGTTCCCATTCGGAGGAAAAGGGGACGGGGAAGACGACTATGATAAAACATTGGAGTTTGAAAAGGAGATGtccaaaaaagacaaagagaaagcaACTGGCATCATTAGTGACAggatgaaagacaaaaagaaaaaggagaaacataaagacaaattgaaggaggagaagaataAATACATAGATGGCTTTGGATCATTTAAACACTCCAGAGAGGATGTGAAGTCAGGCTTAAAAGATAGCCCCCAGTTCTCTGTTTTGAAAGACAGATCAAAAGAGCAAAGTCctaaatttgatttgaaaaaagACCGTAGTCGAGACACGTTGGACAAAGACAACAGAATGGATCACAGTAAATCTAAGGCTAAGGATGAAAATGAAAAGCTCACTCAGTCCAAAGACACAACACGGAAAGACAATCGTCCACGCGAAAAACTGTTGGTGGATGATGATAGTCAGTTGACAAGTTTTGGGCAGATGTTAAGTCAAAAAGATCAGGAAATTGGAgtgaaattaaagaaacaaaaagaaaagatgaagcaAATGGAGAGGCTGAGACCCAAAACAGGGGACCCTAAACTCAAAGATAAAACCAAGACTGCAGAGGAGGTACGAAAAAACCGCAGTGAGCTGTCATCGAAGAAATCCAACAGCCTGGAGTCTGGTCTGAAggagaagaagctgaaggatGTGAGCCTCCCAACTCAAATGATGTCTCCAGGGAGGAAGTTCCAGCCTAGTGACAGTCAAAACACAAAGGACTGGATGGCAGGCCACCAAATGAAAGAGAACCTCCCTGCTTCTCCCAGACCAGATCAAAACAGACCAACTGGTGTCCCCACGCCAACTTCTGTCATCTCCTGCCCCAGCTATGAGGAAGTAATGCAGACACCACGTACCCCATCTTGCAGTCCAGAGGATTACCCTGACATTATGCTGGATGGACTGGACTGCCAGAACTCATCGGCCATGACTATGTCAATGAATGCCTGCTCCCCATCTTTCTTTGAAAA CAGGTACTCTAACTCCCAGAGTTTCCAGGAGGGTACCTGTCCTACTCCTGCGAAGAACCTTCAGCTGCCACTCATCAGCCGTTCTGCATCACCTGATGCCCGCAGACCTTTAGAGACGGAGTTCAAAGCTGAGTCCGACATGTCTTTTCGACAGCAGAGTGATCCAGCAGCTGATTTTGATCCATCATCTTCTCAGCCCTTGGAGGACAAATCCGTAACCGTGAATAGGTTGGAGTGCGTGTCACCCTATTTCTCTCCAATGCTGTCTCCTCGCCGTGAGCTACCCCATCTAACACCAGATGGTATGACGACAACTCTTGGTGTCGCAGAGGGCCATGAACACCTTCCTGAAAGTGTGTACAACAGTTTTCTGCCCAAACCTTCGACACCAGTACACAGACCAGATCCCCAGGAACCATGCTTTGACATTGCTGCACCACCAACCCCAGCGCCTGCTGCTTTGCCACCTCTGGATATTGATGACATCTCAGAGCCAAACCACAGTGAGCCAAATCTGCCAGATCTGCCCTGTGTCACAGAAGAACAGGAgcaagaagaggaggatgaagaagaagaggaggaggaggaggaagaggaggaggaagctgatATGGATGAGAGGACTGACGAAGGTTGCTGTGCAGTGGAAGAGCCAGAACAAATAAGAATTTTGTGTTCTTTCTCCCCTTCAGTTGAGGATCCACTAAGGAAGAGCTGGCCTCCGGAGTCTCCAAATCAGCAGGAACCAGAGGTTCACCAGCTGTCTCCGGCACACACTGCCCTGAACCATGTGGACAGTTGTTTCAATGACAACATGGGTTGGAACACTGATATGGACCTTAAAGCTGCGCATGGGGAGATTGAGGCTGCAGTCTCTAAAATAACCAGTCCTTACTCGCACTCTGACAATGAAATGCAGCCCCTGTCTGTACATCCACCTGTCTCCTACGACAACTGGAATAGGTGGCAgaaagaggacatggaggactcTGATGAGCAGAAAGAGGCTGTGGCGGATATTCTTTCTCCTGAGAGGCCTGAGACAACTATGGATGAGCAACCTGTATATTTAAATACCTCGGCGTCCTCTAATAGGCTGGACTCTGTCTTCCATGACTGCAGCAAACCTGTCATAGAGAATAGCCACCAGATGGATACAGATTGTGTAGAGCCTGACAGCAGAATGAACACGCACAGCTTCAACACTACCCCTATTGATCACATTGCCCCAACTGTGGGCCCTGTTCCTGTGGTTCCCTGGGCAGATCAGTTCTCCACCGATGCAGATGAACTAGATGACCTGGggccattttctttacctgatcTACCATCACCAGACAAGTCAGAAGAAGCCGAGCCTCGAGATTCTGAACTAGCTGACCACAGCAAGACCGTGTCAACCCACATTAGACACACCATTGGCAGAGATAAGCCAGACATCATAGAAGTAGACCTACCAAGCCTGACAAAGACTCCATGCCCTGCTGGAGACCTCGGTTTAGAAGAATCTACTGGACAAGACTTTGTTGTTCCGTCACCACATACCACCTTACAGCCAGAGTTGCATCTTGACCTTCAAAGTGTGCCCACCAACAGCTGTTTGTCTCTCAACCCACAACACAGCAGCATTTTAGATAGGCCGTCACCGTATGAAATACACGACGAGCCAGACCCTAACATTCTGTATTCACCTGTGAAACCAGACGCCAGTCAACATCACATAGACCAGCTCCATTCCTTCACTGAGTCAATGCAGGTACCGCTGGACTCGCTGTCTGCTGCAAAACCAGAGGTGAGGCACAAGGAGACGCCTGATGCTATAACAGAATCTGTGTCGTGCAGTCCTCTTCCTCATCTCTCCGTGGCAGTTACTCTCTCCAGCACAGTGGAACTTCCAGATACTCAGGAACCCCCATCCAAGCTAACGCCAATTCTGCCAACAACTGTACCCACCACTGTAGATGTCCCCAAGAAGGTGGAGGAAATTCCTCAAAGGATTACTCGCAATCGCGCCAAGAACAATCCCTCTGCTGTCCCTCCTACCTCCTGCATCATAACCTCATCAACGGCTGCCACCACTGTGATGAACAATCCAGTGGTGAGCATTAACCCGGTTCCAACGAGAACCCCGACGCCCACTTCAGTGTCTTCCTTTTCAtctctgaagaaagaaaaagactccGGGCTGAGCGTTTCCACTACTGCACCCCCAGCAACGAATGTACTGTCTTCTCTGTCTGCATCAGCGGTTCTCAGTAAGACAACTAAAGGTCGTCCCCTGTCTGTGGATGAAGAGGACTCGACCCAGCACCCGCGCAAGAGGAAATTTCACCGCACAGCTGGGCAGCAAGTCCAGGTCCAGCTTGTGAACACGGCCATGCAGCAGACCAGGGAAATGATTCAACAGACCTTAGCTGTAGTTGTCAATGCCATCAAGCTGGATGAGATCGAGCCTTACCACAGCGACCGGTCCAACCCTTACTTTGAGTACCTGCAGATCAGGAAGAAGAtcgaggagaagaggaagatcCTGTGCTACATTACCCCGCAGGCCCCACAGTGTTACGCTGAGTATGTGACCTACACCGGTTCTTATCTGCTGGATGGCAAGCCTCTCAGCAAGCTTCATATCCCTGTG